gaggaggaggacgaggATGAGGCAGCCTCTTGGTTGTTACTCAATCCTGTGAAGCACAACAACAGCAGCAATAGCAACAACAACAGCATCAACAATACCAACCAGAACAATGGCTTCGTGTTCGGTGGAGAAGCGGACGATTACCTGGATCTCGTGGAGTACAACTCATGCACCGAGAATCAGTACTCCTCCGGTCCCTACAATCAGCAGCATTATGGCTTCCCGAGAAAGAACTACGCAGGCGACAGCATTGTGCCGGTACAGTGCCGAGAGTCTAAAGATCCCTTGCAGCATCATCAGAATCAACAACAGAATTTCCACTTGGGTTTGGATTATGAGCCTTCAAAAGCAGCCAGCAGCTACAACGGGTCACTCTGCCACAGTGTAAGGTTTCATAGACCTCTAATCAACAGCAATCGTGATAGTAACATGTTGCCATGCATTCATCGTGCTTTTCAGAATCACACACTGGACAGTAAACTGTTCTTACGATCGATCCGCCAAAGTTGTTTAATCTTCCTGAATTCAAGCGAAGGACTTTTGAAGCCATTAGCACGTAAAAGTTGCTTTCGACTGATTCATTCAATTTGTTTTCCAGCCTTACACTGACTTCGAGTCAAGGTATCTCCGGATATTGTTTTTATAACTTTTCGTAGCGCTTTTCCCCGCTGCCCTTTTGCTTTTGTCCTTTGAAGGATGGAATCTAATATGATATTTTGTTCTTCCAATTGGGTAAAAGGTAGAATCTAACAGGATAGTGCCTAGGCACTTTCTTATGTGTTATCTTACTAATACATTCGGGATAAATTAAGGATAGCTTCTCCTTCAGTTTATGCCCTATTCCGTGAAAAACTGCATTATAGATCCCTCAAAGTACTATATCTTGAACCGAGATATTTTTACATATCGCAAGTCGACTATCTATTGAAGGGACTTCATATTTGAAACAACTACCCTAGGATTCCGATGAATGATTAGAATGAACAAATAGCACCTCCTTCGTCCCTCTGATTCGAATTCAATATTAGGCTTGTTAGCTGTTCTTCGCCGGTTAATTAATCTATGCGCAGTTTATGAATCATTCTATGTCCTCTGTGCAACACTTTTTAACATGTTTATGAAGGCATGAAAATTTAAGTAGACGCGATCGTATATCATAGTTCTTCTGAATTGGAAGTACCAATCGTttcagcagaaaaaaaaaaggtgtaaAATAAACCAGGTAACTGATAGTGACAGTTCTCGTTCCTCATCAAACATCGGTGCTGACATAAAGTTAGGATCTCGCTTGACTTGTCCTGGACAGTTCATAAACATCTTGCTCCTGATTTTGTGCAAATAACCCATGACAATTTGTTCTTTTCCATTTGTCTCAGGTTTCTGTTTCATCTATGGACGTTGGGATTGTACCAGAATCAACTACGAGTGACATCTCAATTTCGCATTCAACTTCAACAGCACCGAAAGGGACGATCGACCTCTTCTCCGGGCCCCCGGTTCAGATGCCCACCCAACTTTCACCACTGGACAGGGAGGCTAGAGTCCTGAGGTacagagagaagaagaaaatgaggaAATTCGAGAAGACAATCAGGTATGCCTCGAGGAAAGCATACGCGGAAACAAGGCCTCGAATCAAGGGGAGGTTTGCAAAGAGAACCAGCGTCGAGATAGAAGTGGACCAAATGTTCTCCACGACAATAATGACCGAAAATGGTTATGGGATCGTCCCATCATTCTAAGTTTCAGTGCAAGATGGGAAAAAAGAGATCAGAGAAGATATAGAAGTGCCCTTCAGATGAGAGAGCATTCGATAGTTTATTTCTCCAAGAATTTAGTTACCAATCCAATATTGTATTTCATGATCTAATCAGTCCGATATAAGTACAACAATATACGTTGTAATCCTCTTAATTCACCTGGTTTAGGCTTTTGTGCTTATCGCTTGCTGTAAATGAACGTCTTTTATATATTCAGAATGTGCTCGATATAGCAGTTTGTTGGATTCCTACTTCTCCAGATCCTACCAGTTAAGTGGAAAATTCAAGCAAATATTGGCAACTAAGAAgacttaaataaataaataaaaataaggcGTGCTGCAAATCAAGATGCCAACAGTGTCATTATCTCACGAATCTTGCAACGCGAATAAGTGTACAAAAACTCAGGCGGATGAAAGATAACATAAGTCGGAAATGAGTGAAAGACAACTCACACATCCATATCGTGGTGAATCTCTCACCCTTGATCCATGCTTAGTCGTCGCCTCGGACAATAAAAAGCAAgaccctctcctttttttctttttttttctccccccTGTAATGCCAAAATATGCAAATGGCTGAAGGAAACAATATAATCCATGGATAAGTTGAGAAAAGTTCCTCACCAGCAGTTCTTCAACTCTAAAATTGCACAAAGAAGCACCCATCGCATATCATCGGAAAATATAGAGAAGCAATACCAGCTTACAGTGAGCTATATCATGCCTAATTGTTCCCATCCTTagagtaaatatatattctgtATTGAATGTATCTCGCATTGAATTGGCCCTGCACACCGCAAGTTGATATTTCTTAAAAGAGTAGGTAGGAGAAAGAAATGGTCCAGAGAGTTAAAAAGATGTACTTAGCATGCACTGGTTCGACGATTTTAGCTGCACAAGCAGAATAGTGCTATCATTAGACATTTGTAAATCTCAGCGCCATCCTGACTAACAAAGACAGGATTCTTACTGTTTCACATCGTTCACAGAGCTATTCAATTCGAAGAACACAAACTGCTGAGCTAATTAACTTTGTTGCAAAAGAAGTTCGGATCCTTCTGTCCTCTTAACTTATTGTACCATCAGGAAAAATCTCCGGATCGTCAAAGATACATATTCTAAGAACTTTGATCGAGTGGAGAAAAGCGCACTGCACTTTTTGCTTTCATGATGTGAAGAAAGCACAGGATAAAGTAAAGGAGGAGTTTTTGTTGGATGTCACGGCTCCATGGCCCCAGCAGCCGATACCTTTTGTACGCTTTAAGCATCATTCTGACCCCATCAGAGCTTTCACTTTAAAGACAAGGTAGCAATTGACCCGATGGAGATTCATTCCATGAATTAGCCGTTTGGCAGTAGGGCTCCTTCTAAGCAGTATCCTCACTTTCATGATGAAATACAACCATCTATATGAATTAAAATTATCGGCGGCCTTCGCACAGCAAATAACATGGCTGGTGAACAGAGCTAGCTATAGTTAAGAGCCCACTGCTTGTTATCCAACTCCTATATGTTTGGACGAAGACCATTGAACTAGACAACAGAAATGGTCAGGCATGTTCTTCAATGTCGGTGATTCATGAGAAGAGAACTCAAGAAGCGTAAATGACATCTCTCTCGCTTTAAGTCACAAGTGCATCACGGCAAGATGCATGACAAAAAGCCAAAGTTAAGGATACATGTAATTGATCAGGAGTCCCCTTCCCGGGTCACTTCAGTTTGGTTTTCGCAGCTGGTTGCAAATTTCGATGTATCTCATTATGCTCCGCCTACAAAACCCACACAGGTACCCGAAAAATAAGTTCAGTCTCACAAACCAAAGGTAAGGAATTTTTGCTGAAAATCATCCCTTTTATTTCCTCTGTAAGAAGTATCATGCTCTTTTGTTcgcaccccccccccccccccccccccccccccccccccccttccgGGATATGGCCCAGAGAACCTTTGCCCCTAAGCCGTGCAAATGtcgagaaaaaagtaaaaagaaaatcccTTATATCCAATACGGTGACGATCTTTTTTTGGTTCAAATCACATCTTTGGCACTAGATGCCCATAACTTGAAAAATGTCTCTCGAGACAAAACTTCCTACAAAAGCCCAACTTCAGAGCAAGAGagcaatctttttttttttctttttgtcttttGGCTTTTTATTGCGTTAAAAGTTTAACTTCCATGGGACTATCATCACTGATCAGGAAAGAAGTCAATCCCACGAACTCATTAAGGCTTTGGAACACAAAAAAAGTAAGCAAAAATCTGGCTTTCCAACAAGATCACACCGAGAGCAATACATATCTAACAGACATTGGGAGGTAAATTTACAGGCAACAGATTTGTTGCTCGGGTATTTGATTTTCCTAGATAGATCTAAGCAAACCGGGACCTGTTGAACATTCTGCTTTCACAGAGAAAAGAGGATCCacaaatcagattttgatgcTGTTCTCCACATGTTCCTTGCCATCACCACCACTTACTATGCTCGGAACTTTCAGGATAAAAAGGTCAGAATCATTTAGGAAAAAAGGGTTTGTAGTAGCTAGGCCCCTCAAACTAAGTTGGAACAAATTCCCTCTGCATTCAACGAGTAGAATACAAGAAGAtcctttgttcttttttcttttttttttttggttcagACGCCCCCTTCCCCCCACTctccacccccccccccccccccccccccccccccccccccccccccccccccccccccccccccccccctttccTTCCTCTTGCGCATCTACGTATTAGATTTACTACCAAAGGCCAAATATATTTCCTAACCGCTCTGTCCGTGTAAGGACAACACTGATTCCTCTTTCATGTATATGCTTCATCATGAAAAGAAGGAAGATTAATGGAGAATCAACTTCCCCTTCACCCAAAAGACGACCATGTCAACTTGCATCAGATCAGAATGTTGTAAGGATCAGCTCACATAAGCAAaacttgaaatttaaaatccCAATCTGAGAATCGGCTCTAATTGTGCAAATCAAAGCAAAGTACTAATATCCAACGGCACTTTGTCCAAAGTCAATGGCTAACCTAATCCCAATGGATAGAATATATTCAATTAACAGCCATGCAACTTCATGTTTCCATGATTGCTAACCGCGATTTTCTTCACATATCTTATCTGGGTATATCAGAGATTGGCCTCCAAAAGAAACAGCAAGCAGAATAGCACATTGTAGTTGATGAATTTTATAGCAAAAACAATGGCAAGACTAATGGACATGATAATCAGATCTTGTGCTTGTTAGGCTTATGAGCTTGATGCGTCCAATGGATCTGAAGTTGACTAGTTTACTCCGTCGGCCCAACTCAGCTCTTCATGGACATAtgttttttgctttttctggTTACTATCAGTTTGCTTGTGAACATACTGGACCTCGACGTACCGTATCCGCTAGTCCTGGACTGTTGGATCCTCTCTCTCCATAATGAAAAGCAACAAAGGAAGACGATTTAATGGTACATGATTGCGGGTACAATAGAAGCTTCCCTCGTGAAAATTTGGTGTAAACTATCATAATCTGTTCCTCCATCACTTCAATTTTTATACTTCAAAGATATAAAATGGGCACTAGTTGGGTCTGGAAGATCAAGGAAAGTACATATGCTCTCTCTACTTTCCAAATCTTGGGGACCCCTTCATATCCAATGGACACTCCCActatacatatctatatagGGTGTTCCTAGAATTCGGAAACTCCTTAAAACGTGGATTTTACGAAGATTTTGGaaaacattaattttttactatttaaCAAAATAACTTCATATTTAACAAGATTCTTATTGCATTCATAATAATAAGTTTCCTATAAAATAAcaagtttcttattatttttaaaataataagtgtcttactatttaataaattttttattatttcatcacCGATAATCACC
The sequence above is drawn from the Punica granatum isolate Tunisia-2019 chromosome 5, ASM765513v2, whole genome shotgun sequence genome and encodes:
- the LOC116208207 gene encoding zinc finger protein CONSTANS-LIKE 2, which codes for MLNLKRESGGSSGDNTWARACDTCRSAACTVYCRADTAYLCTGCDSQIHAANRVASRHERVWVCQACERAPAAFLCKADAASLCAACDSDIHSANPLARRHQRVPILPIPPGAHCDPDGSRYGPAGGHGNGLFLGQDGDETVDEEEEDEDEAASWLLLNPVKHNNSSNSNNNSINNTNQNNGFVFGGEADDYLDLVEYNSCTENQYSSGPYNQQHYGFPRKNYAGDSIVPVQCRESKDPLQHHQNQQQNFHLGLDYEPSKAASSYNGSLCHSVSVSSMDVGIVPESTTSDISISHSTSTAPKGTIDLFSGPPVQMPTQLSPLDREARVLRYREKKKMRKFEKTIRYASRKAYAETRPRIKGRFAKRTSVEIEVDQMFSTTIMTENGYGIVPSF